From Pseudomonas sp. FP2335, the proteins below share one genomic window:
- a CDS encoding CcoQ/FixQ family Cbb3-type cytochrome c oxidase assembly chaperone gives MDIGMIRGLGTVVVMVAFIGLALWVFSPRRKSEFDDATMLPFADDPEAIKHVEQASRSNKE, from the coding sequence ATGGATATCGGGATGATTCGAGGCCTGGGCACCGTCGTGGTGATGGTGGCCTTTATCGGCCTGGCGCTGTGGGTGTTCAGCCCCCGCCGCAAGTCGGAGTTTGACGACGCGACCATGCTGCCCTTTGCGGATGATCCCGAAGCCATCAAGCACGTCGAGCAAGCTTCTAGGAGTAACAAAGAATGA
- the ccoP gene encoding cytochrome-c oxidase, cbb3-type subunit III: protein MTTFWSLYVTVLSLGTIFALTWLLLSTRRGQRAEQTDETVGHSFDGIEEYDNPLPKWWFMLFVGTIIFALGYLALYPGLGNWKGLLPGYAYLDNDKQTPFANGQAGWTGVHEWEKEMAKSDAKFGPIFAKFASMPIEEVAKDPQALKMGGRLFASNCSVCHGSDAKGAYGFPNLTDADWRWGGEPATIKETIMKGRHAIMPAWAEVIGEQGVADVAGFVLTNLDGRKLPEGAKADVANGEKLFATNCVACHGPAGKGTPAMGAPDLTHPGAFIYGSSFAQLQQTIRYGRQGQMPAQEQLQGNDKVHLLAAYVYSLSHGDKKAEEQ from the coding sequence ATGACTACGTTCTGGAGTCTGTACGTCACAGTCCTCAGCCTGGGAACCATCTTCGCCCTGACCTGGCTGTTGCTGTCGACCCGCAGGGGGCAGCGCGCCGAACAAACCGACGAGACCGTCGGCCACTCGTTCGACGGCATCGAGGAATACGACAACCCACTGCCGAAATGGTGGTTCATGCTGTTCGTCGGCACCATCATCTTCGCCCTCGGTTACCTGGCGCTGTACCCCGGCCTGGGCAACTGGAAAGGCCTGCTGCCGGGCTACGCCTACCTCGACAACGACAAGCAAACCCCCTTCGCCAACGGCCAGGCCGGCTGGACCGGCGTGCATGAATGGGAAAAGGAAATGGCCAAGTCGGACGCCAAGTTCGGGCCGATCTTCGCCAAATTCGCGTCGATGCCGATTGAAGAAGTGGCCAAGGACCCGCAAGCCCTGAAGATGGGTGGCCGCTTGTTCGCCTCCAACTGCTCGGTGTGTCACGGTTCCGATGCCAAGGGCGCCTATGGCTTCCCCAACCTGACCGACGCCGACTGGCGCTGGGGCGGCGAGCCGGCAACGATCAAGGAAACCATCATGAAAGGCCGCCACGCGATCATGCCGGCCTGGGCCGAAGTGATTGGCGAGCAAGGCGTGGCCGACGTGGCCGGTTTTGTACTGACCAACCTCGATGGCCGCAAACTGCCGGAAGGCGCCAAGGCCGACGTGGCCAACGGCGAGAAACTCTTCGCCACCAACTGCGTCGCCTGCCACGGCCCGGCCGGTAAAGGCACCCCAGCCATGGGCGCGCCGGACCTGACTCACCCTGGCGCGTTCATCTACGGTTCGAGCTTCGCCCAACTGCAACAGACCATCCGTTACGGCCGTCAGGGCCAGATGCCTGCGCAGGAACAACTGCAAGGCAACGACAAGGTGCACTTGCTGGCGGCGTATGTTTACAGCCTGTCCCATGGCGACAAGAAGGCTGAGGAGCAGTAA
- the ccoN gene encoding cytochrome-c oxidase, cbb3-type subunit I, with protein sequence MSTAISPTAYNYKVVRQFAIMTVVWGILGMGLGVFIASQLVWPELNFGLPWTTFGRLRPLHTNLVIFAFGGCALFATSYYVVQRTCQTRLISDGLAAFTFWGWQAVILGAIVTLPLGYTTTKEYAELEWPIAILLAIVWVTYAVVFFGTIVKRKTKHIYVGNWFYGAFILVTAMLHIVNHASLPVSLFKSYSAYAGATDAMIQWWYGHNAVGFFLTTGFLGMMYYFVPKQAERPIYSYRLSIVHFWALITLYIWAGPHHLHYTALPDWAQSLGMAMSIILLAPSWGGMINGMMTLSGAWHKLRTDPILRFLVVSLAFYGMSTFEGPMMAIKTVNSLSHYTDWTIGHVHAGALGWVAMISIGALYHMIPKLFGRAQMHSVGLINAHFWLATIGTVLYIASMWVNGITQGLMWRAINDDGTLTYSFVEALQASHPGFIVRALGGAFFACGMLLMAYNVWRTVRASDPAQAEAAAKIAVVGAH encoded by the coding sequence ATGAGCACAGCAATCAGTCCGACTGCTTATAACTATAAGGTAGTCCGCCAGTTCGCCATCATGACGGTGGTCTGGGGGATCCTTGGCATGGGGCTCGGGGTCTTCATCGCCTCGCAACTGGTCTGGCCGGAATTGAACTTCGGCTTGCCCTGGACGACCTTCGGTCGCCTGCGCCCGCTGCACACCAACCTGGTGATCTTCGCCTTCGGTGGATGTGCATTGTTTGCCACCTCCTACTATGTCGTGCAGCGAACCTGCCAGACGCGACTGATCTCCGATGGCCTCGCCGCCTTCACCTTCTGGGGCTGGCAAGCCGTGATCCTCGGCGCCATCGTCACCCTGCCACTGGGCTACACCACCACCAAGGAATACGCCGAGCTGGAATGGCCGATCGCGATCTTGCTCGCCATCGTGTGGGTGACGTATGCCGTGGTGTTCTTCGGCACCATCGTCAAGCGCAAGACCAAGCACATCTATGTGGGCAACTGGTTCTACGGCGCCTTCATCCTGGTCACGGCGATGCTGCACATCGTCAACCATGCCTCCTTGCCGGTCAGCCTGTTCAAGTCCTACTCGGCCTACGCCGGGGCGACGGACGCGATGATCCAGTGGTGGTACGGGCACAACGCGGTCGGTTTTTTCCTGACCACCGGTTTCCTGGGGATGATGTACTACTTCGTGCCGAAACAGGCCGAACGTCCTATTTACTCGTATCGCCTGTCCATCGTGCACTTCTGGGCGCTGATCACCCTGTACATCTGGGCCGGTCCGCACCACTTGCACTACACCGCGCTGCCGGATTGGGCGCAGTCCCTGGGCATGGCGATGTCGATCATCCTGCTGGCACCCAGCTGGGGCGGCATGATCAACGGCATGATGACCCTGTCGGGCGCCTGGCATAAATTGCGCACCGACCCGATCCTGCGTTTCCTCGTGGTGTCGCTGGCGTTCTACGGCATGTCGACCTTCGAAGGCCCGATGATGGCGATCAAGACCGTCAACTCGCTGTCCCACTACACCGACTGGACCATCGGCCACGTGCACGCCGGTGCCCTCGGCTGGGTGGCGATGATTTCCATCGGCGCGCTGTACCACATGATCCCGAAACTGTTCGGCCGTGCGCAGATGCACAGCGTCGGGCTGATCAACGCGCACTTCTGGCTTGCCACTATCGGCACCGTGCTCTACATCGCCTCGATGTGGGTCAACGGCATCACCCAAGGCCTGATGTGGCGTGCGATCAACGATGACGGCACCCTCACCTACTCCTTCGTCGAAGCGCTGCAAGCCAGCCATCCGGGGTTCATCGTGCGCGCCCTGGGCGGTGCATTCTTTGCCTGCGGCATGTTGCTCATGGCCTACAACGTCTGGCGCACCGTGCGTGCCTCCGACCCGGCGCAAGCCGAAGCCGCCGCCAAGATCGCCGTTGTGGGAGCTCACTGA
- the ccoO gene encoding cytochrome-c oxidase, cbb3-type subunit II — MKHEVVEKNIGLLAFFMVIAVSIGGLTQIVPLFFQDVTNKPVEGMKPRTALELEGRDVYIANGCVGCHSQMIRPFRAETERYGHYSVAGESVWDHPFLWGSKRTGPDLARVGGRYSDDWQRAHLYNPRNVVPESKMPAYPFLVENKLDGKDTAKKMEVLRTLGVPYTDEDIAGAAAAVKGKTEMDALVAYLQGLGTIIKSKR; from the coding sequence ATGAAGCACGAAGTAGTCGAGAAGAATATCGGCCTGCTGGCCTTCTTCATGGTCATCGCCGTGAGCATCGGCGGCCTGACCCAGATCGTTCCGCTGTTTTTCCAGGACGTCACCAACAAGCCGGTCGAAGGCATGAAGCCGCGTACCGCCCTTGAACTGGAAGGCCGCGACGTCTATATCGCCAACGGTTGCGTGGGCTGCCACTCGCAGATGATCCGCCCGTTCCGCGCCGAAACCGAACGCTATGGCCACTACTCGGTCGCCGGCGAAAGCGTGTGGGACCACCCGTTCCTGTGGGGCTCCAAGCGCACCGGGCCGGACCTGGCGCGTGTCGGCGGGCGTTACTCCGATGACTGGCAGCGTGCGCACTTGTACAACCCGCGCAACGTGGTGCCTGAATCGAAAATGCCGGCGTACCCGTTCCTCGTGGAAAACAAGCTCGACGGCAAGGACACCGCGAAGAAGATGGAAGTCTTGCGCACCCTGGGCGTGCCCTACACCGACGAAGACATCGCCGGTGCAGCCGCAGCCGTGAAGGGCAAGACCGAAATGGACGCATTGGTGGCCTACCTGCAAGGCCTTGGCACCATCATCAAAAGCAAACGGTGA